In Prochlorococcus marinus str. GP2, a single window of DNA contains:
- a CDS encoding creatininase family protein: MNFKPIPNKFEYLNWQEIESIAKNKRSTVIWPFGAVEQHGPHLPLATDSIFVDEIISEVFKLFSADIPLKKLPTQYIGFSPEHKGFAGTISLSSNLITSMIKEVGGQLSEMGFKRLILINGHGGQISLLNAAARELRSFAPGMAVFPCFLWSGVNGLSELLTKTEIEDGLHASLAETSLMLALKPELVGHERPNEGIKGKIPEGWSLEGNAPTAWLTDDFSKSGVIGDSRGANETLGKNLKELLINHWFKLIMNLMQSDWPNNS, encoded by the coding sequence ATGAACTTTAAACCAATACCTAATAAATTTGAATATCTAAATTGGCAAGAAATTGAGAGTATTGCAAAAAACAAGAGATCAACTGTGATTTGGCCATTTGGTGCTGTTGAGCAACATGGACCGCATTTGCCTCTTGCTACAGATAGTATTTTTGTTGATGAAATAATTAGCGAAGTTTTTAAATTATTCTCTGCTGATATTCCATTAAAAAAACTTCCAACTCAATATATTGGTTTTTCTCCAGAACATAAGGGCTTTGCAGGGACAATTTCACTTTCCTCAAATTTAATAACCTCAATGATTAAAGAGGTCGGAGGTCAATTATCAGAAATGGGTTTTAAAAGATTGATATTGATTAATGGACATGGAGGTCAAATCTCATTGCTAAATGCAGCTGCAAGAGAGTTAAGAAGTTTCGCACCAGGGATGGCAGTTTTCCCTTGTTTCTTATGGAGTGGTGTTAACGGATTAAGTGAATTGTTAACAAAAACTGAGATTGAGGATGGGCTGCATGCCTCTTTGGCTGAAACAAGTTTGATGCTCGCGTTAAAACCAGAATTAGTAGGTCATGAACGCCCAAATGAGGGAATTAAAGGAAAGATCCCAGAAGGTTGGAGTCTTGAGGGCAATGCACCTACTGCTTGGCTTACTGACGACTTCAGTAAATCAGGTGTTATAGGGGATAGTAGAGGAGCAAATGAGACTTTAGGAAAAAATTTAAAGGAATTATTGATTAATCATTGGTTCAAATTGATTATGAATTTGATGCAATCAGATTGGCCAAACAATTCTTGA
- a CDS encoding aldehyde oxygenase (deformylating) has product MQTLESNKKTTEDSTNPIPLDLPDFTTDSYKDAYSRINAIVIEGEQEAHDNYISIATLIPNELEELTKLARMEMKHKRGFTACGRNLGVEADMEFAKKFFSKLHGNFQIALEKGNLTTCLLIQAILIEAFAISAYNVYIRVADPFAKKITEGVVKDEYLHLNYGQEWLKENLSTCKEELMEANKVNLPLIKKMLDEVADDASVLAMDREELMEEFMIAYQDTLMEIGLDNREIARMAMAAIV; this is encoded by the coding sequence ATGCAAACACTAGAATCAAATAAAAAAACTACTGAAGATTCGACTAATCCGATTCCTTTAGATTTGCCCGACTTCACTACAGATTCTTATAAGGATGCATACAGCAGAATAAATGCAATTGTTATAGAGGGAGAGCAAGAGGCTCATGATAATTACATTTCAATAGCAACTTTAATACCAAATGAGTTAGAGGAGTTGACTAAATTGGCGAGAATGGAAATGAAACATAAAAGAGGGTTCACTGCATGCGGGAGAAATTTAGGAGTAGAAGCTGATATGGAATTTGCTAAAAAATTCTTCTCTAAATTACATGGGAACTTCCAAATTGCTCTTGAAAAAGGAAATTTAACAACATGTCTTCTAATACAAGCTATCTTAATCGAAGCATTCGCAATTTCTGCTTATAACGTCTACATAAGAGTTGCTGATCCTTTTGCAAAAAAAATAACAGAAGGAGTGGTTAAAGATGAATATCTTCATTTAAATTATGGTCAAGAGTGGCTTAAAGAGAATTTATCTACTTGTAAAGAAGAATTGATGGAAGCCAATAAAGTTAACCTTCCCTTAATTAAAAAGATGTTAGATGAAGTTGCTGATGACGCATCAGTTTTGGCTATGGACAGAGAAGAATTAATGGAAGAATTTATGATTGCTTATCAAGATACTTTGATGGAAATAGGTTTAGATAATAGAGAAATTGCAAGAATGGCTATGGCAGCTATTGTCTGA
- a CDS encoding long-chain acyl-[acyl-carrier-protein] reductase encodes MFGLIGHSTSFEDAKRKASLLGFDHIADGDLDVWCTAPPQLVENVEVKSATGISIEGSYIDSCFVPEMLSRFKTARRKVLNAMELAQKKGINITALGGFTSIIFENFNLLQHKQIRNTALEWERFTTGNTHTAWVICKQLEINAPRIGIDLKKATVAVIGATGDIGSAVCRWLINKTGISELLMVARQQEPLELLQKELDGGTITSLDEALPQADIVVWVASMPKTIEIDTDNLKKPCLMIDGGYPKNLDEKFNGENIHVLKGGIVEFFNDIGWNMMELAEMQNPQREMFACFAEAMILEFEKCHTNFSWGRNNISLEKMEFIGAASLKHGFSAIGLDKQPKVLTV; translated from the coding sequence ATGTTTGGGTTAATAGGCCACTCAACTAGTTTTGAAGATGCAAAAAGAAAAGCTTCTTTACTAGGTTTTGATCATATTGCAGATGGCGACCTAGATGTTTGGTGTACAGCTCCTCCTCAATTAGTTGAGAATGTAGAAGTTAAGAGTGCTACTGGGATATCTATTGAAGGTTCCTACATTGATTCTTGCTTTGTTCCTGAAATGCTTTCTAGGTTTAAAACCGCCAGAAGAAAAGTACTAAATGCTATGGAACTAGCTCAGAAAAAAGGAATTAATATTACCGCTTTAGGGGGATTTACTTCTATTATTTTCGAGAATTTTAATCTTTTACAACATAAACAAATTAGAAACACAGCATTAGAGTGGGAAAGGTTTACTACTGGCAATACTCATACCGCCTGGGTTATTTGTAAGCAACTAGAAATAAATGCGCCTCGCATTGGAATAGATCTTAAAAAAGCAACTGTTGCTGTAATTGGTGCTACTGGTGATATTGGTAGTGCTGTTTGTAGGTGGCTTATCAATAAAACTGGGATTTCAGAACTTCTTATGGTAGCAAGACAACAAGAACCACTAGAGCTTTTACAAAAAGAATTAGATGGTGGCACCATAACAAGTTTAGATGAGGCATTGCCTCAGGCGGATATTGTTGTGTGGGTTGCAAGTATGCCTAAAACTATTGAAATTGATACTGATAACTTAAAAAAACCATGTTTAATGATTGATGGTGGATATCCTAAAAATCTTGATGAGAAGTTTAATGGTGAAAATATTCATGTTTTAAAGGGAGGTATTGTAGAGTTTTTCAATGATATTGGTTGGAATATGATGGAACTTGCGGAAATGCAAAATCCTCAGAGAGAGATGTTCGCTTGCTTTGCAGAAGCTATGATTTTAGAATTTGAAAAGTGTCATACAAACTTTAGTTGGGGGAGAAATAATATTTCCCTTGAAAAGATGGAATTTATTGGAGCAGCCTCTCTAAAGCATGGTTTTTCTGCCATCGGACTTGATAAACAGCCTAAAGTATTAACTGTTTAA
- a CDS encoding acetyl-CoA carboxylase carboxyltransferase subunit alpha, which translates to MAKRYLLDFEKPLVELEKQIEQIKELARDSEVDVSQQLLQLETLAARRREEIFKSLTPAQKIQVARHPQRPSTLDFVQMFCDDWIELHGDRNGGDDMALIGGIGSINNRPVMILGHQKGRDTKENVVRNFGMAKPGGYRKALRLMQHANSFSLPILTFIDTPGAYAGLKAEEQGQGEAIARNLREMFGLKVPIVATVIGEGGSGGALGIGVADRLLMFEHSVYTVASPEACASILWRDAGKAPEAASALKITGKDLLKLGIIDEVLPEPSGGNNWAPLDAGNTLKEAIEKHLNALLQMPEEELIGERYKKFRVLGKFIEANNIEEIYSEIPQKTE; encoded by the coding sequence ATGGCTAAACGCTATCTCCTTGATTTTGAAAAGCCTCTTGTTGAACTTGAGAAGCAGATAGAGCAAATTAAAGAATTAGCTCGAGATTCAGAGGTAGATGTTAGTCAACAGCTCCTACAACTTGAAACCTTAGCGGCTAGGAGAAGAGAAGAAATATTTAAATCTCTCACCCCTGCACAAAAGATTCAGGTAGCTAGACATCCTCAAAGACCTAGTACTTTGGACTTTGTTCAAATGTTTTGTGATGATTGGATAGAGTTACATGGAGACAGAAATGGTGGCGATGATATGGCACTAATTGGTGGTATAGGTTCGATAAATAATAGACCAGTGATGATATTAGGGCACCAGAAAGGAAGGGACACAAAAGAAAATGTAGTAAGAAACTTTGGGATGGCAAAACCAGGAGGCTACAGAAAAGCTCTTAGGTTAATGCAGCATGCAAATAGTTTTTCCTTACCAATTCTTACTTTTATTGATACTCCTGGAGCTTATGCTGGTTTAAAAGCTGAAGAACAGGGTCAAGGGGAAGCAATTGCAAGAAACTTAAGAGAGATGTTTGGATTGAAAGTCCCAATTGTGGCTACTGTTATTGGAGAAGGCGGTTCAGGAGGTGCACTTGGAATAGGTGTTGCCGATAGGTTACTAATGTTTGAACACAGTGTTTATACAGTTGCTAGTCCAGAAGCGTGCGCATCAATTTTGTGGAGAGATGCTGGGAAGGCACCAGAAGCTGCATCAGCACTTAAAATTACAGGTAAAGATTTACTTAAATTAGGGATTATAGATGAGGTATTACCAGAACCTTCTGGTGGGAATAATTGGGCTCCTTTAGATGCTGGCAATACTCTAAAAGAGGCTATTGAGAAGCATCTTAATGCTTTACTGCAAATGCCTGAAGAAGAATTAATTGGGGAAAGATATAAAAAGTTTAGGGTTTTAGGTAAATTTATTGAAGCCAATAATATTGAAGAGATTTATAGTGAGATCCCCCAAAAAACTGAATAA
- a CDS encoding SDR family oxidoreductase — protein sequence MRSPKKLNKLKLAFITGATKGIGRSTAITFANAGWDLILLARNMESMQRLKSELLPTKSKISLVKCDLSNSLAIDDCIKDAIKKYGCPSVLINNAGCAFNGSLVEMDLGQWEQTMQINLTSVFQICSSIVPQMRKNGGLVINVSSHASYNAFPQWGAYCISKSALAMFTKCLREEERSNSIRACTITLGSVNTPLWDSESINADFDKTSMLSSSEVSDTILYMAQKPESQLIEDLTLMPSGGAF from the coding sequence GTGAGATCCCCCAAAAAACTGAATAAATTGAAATTAGCTTTTATAACTGGTGCTACAAAAGGTATTGGTAGATCCACCGCAATTACTTTTGCTAATGCTGGCTGGGATTTAATTTTGCTTGCCAGGAACATGGAATCAATGCAGAGACTAAAAAGTGAACTATTGCCTACTAAATCTAAAATTAGCCTAGTTAAATGTGATTTATCTAATTCTCTTGCAATAGATGATTGTATTAAAGATGCAATAAAGAAATATGGCTGCCCTTCAGTCTTGATAAATAATGCTGGTTGTGCATTTAATGGGTCACTAGTTGAGATGGATTTGGGCCAATGGGAACAAACTATGCAAATAAACCTCACAAGTGTTTTCCAAATTTGCAGCTCAATTGTTCCTCAAATGAGAAAAAATGGTGGATTAGTTATTAACGTTAGTAGCCATGCTTCTTATAATGCTTTCCCTCAATGGGGAGCATATTGTATTTCGAAGTCTGCACTAGCTATGTTTACTAAATGCTTGAGGGAAGAGGAGAGATCTAATTCAATCAGAGCCTGCACAATAACTTTAGGTTCAGTAAATACCCCTCTTTGGGACTCAGAATCTATCAATGCTGATTTTGATAAAACTTCTATGCTCTCCTCAAGCGAAGTATCAGATACTATTCTTTATATGGCTCAAAAACCTGAATCACAACTGATTGAAGACTTAACTTTAATGCCTTCTGGAGGAGCTTTTTAA
- the folE gene encoding GTP cyclohydrolase I: MTSTLPNDNIRNFDDQITNKLISEIIRDRIKNSGKRFSANDNIANFINPGELEILEKEVTSRVKDLLKSLVIDVENDHNTQETAERVSKMYLNEVFKGRYHEQPKVTSFPNDKNLDEIYTVGPISVRSACSHHLVPILGECWIGIKPGNKVIGLSKFARVADWVFSRPHIQEEAVMILADEIEKLCEPKGLGIIVKAQHYCMKWRGVKEPNTSMINSVVRGDFRHDLSLKQEFFELVKQQSATNNY, encoded by the coding sequence ATGACCTCTACACTACCAAACGATAATATTAGAAACTTTGACGATCAGATTACTAATAAATTAATCTCTGAAATTATAAGGGACAGAATTAAGAATTCTGGTAAAAGATTTAGTGCTAATGATAATATTGCAAATTTTATAAATCCTGGAGAACTAGAAATTTTAGAAAAAGAAGTTACCTCAAGGGTTAAAGACTTACTAAAGTCTCTTGTAATAGACGTTGAAAATGACCATAATACCCAGGAGACTGCTGAAAGAGTCTCAAAGATGTATTTAAATGAGGTCTTTAAAGGGAGATATCATGAACAACCGAAAGTAACAAGCTTCCCTAATGATAAGAATCTTGATGAGATTTATACAGTTGGCCCTATTTCTGTAAGATCGGCATGTTCACATCACTTAGTTCCTATTCTTGGAGAGTGTTGGATAGGTATTAAACCTGGGAATAAAGTCATAGGACTTTCAAAATTTGCAAGAGTTGCTGATTGGGTTTTCTCAAGGCCACATATTCAAGAAGAAGCTGTAATGATTCTTGCAGATGAAATTGAAAAACTTTGTGAGCCTAAAGGTTTAGGCATTATCGTAAAGGCTCAACATTACTGTATGAAGTGGAGGGGAGTTAAAGAGCCAAATACAAGTATGATTAATTCTGTAGTAAGAGGTGATTTCAGACATGATTTAAGTTTAAAGCAAGAATTTTTCGAGCTTGTTAAACAGCAATCTGCTACAAATAATTACTAA